The Clostridium botulinum BKT015925 genome includes the window TAGCAACATTCAAGGCTGCAGAAGGTATATCTTCTTTATCTTTTAAGTAACTTCCATAAACGACCATACCTGCTCCGTTAAGGGATACTGTAAAAAATGCTTGTCCTAAAGCCATAATCCAAGTCATAGGTTTAAACAAAAACGCCCAATGAGGAATTAGTAAGTATTTTAATCCTGCTATTGCGCCGTCTAAGGTTATAGATCGTATAAGTAATATAACAAAAACTACAAACAAACCAGGCATAAGGATTTTGTTAGCTTTTTCAATTCCTTTAGTTATGCCCAAAAGAACAATTACTACAGTAAGTGTTAAAGCAAGTAAATGCCATGGAATACTTGATGAAGTTCCGGCGAATGTGTCGAAAAATTTACCTATATTTGTATTATAAATTTCTCCGTTTACAGACATAAAGAAATATTTAAAAATCCAACCAACTACTACTGAATAAAATACTAGAGTACATCCTACTGCAAGTGTAGGAATTACACTTAATATTTTTCCAAAAGGTTTATTTCTTTCATTAAAAGTATCTTGAATTCCTTTTAGTGAACCGCATCTTCTAGATCTTCCAAAACTAAATTCTATCATAAGCCCCGTAGTACCTAAAATAAATACACATATAAAGTAGGGTATGAGAAACGCGGCACCCCCAAATTGACCTAATCTCCAAGGAAACATCCATATGTTACCTAGTCCTATTGCAGAACCTAGACATGCAAGTATGAAGCCTAATTTTCCGGAGAAAGTTTCCCTTTTTTCCATTAAATATATCCTCCTTAAATATTAATTTATTAACAACTATATAATTATGACATAATTTTATCAAAAAGTAAGTATTATTTAAATAATAATATTGTTTATAAAAGCATTTAATAGAACATATACAATACCAAAAGGCATAAAATAGAATATTGCGATTATTTTACTTTTTTTTTGGTAATTTGTAACCTTTTTATATTTATATATACTATAATAATGTTTGGATATTTTTTTATAAAATGATCAAATAATGATTTATAGGTTATATTTAAAGTTTAGGGGGGGCATCAT containing:
- a CDS encoding sodium-dependent transporter; translated protein: MEKRETFSGKLGFILACLGSAIGLGNIWMFPWRLGQFGGAAFLIPYFICVFILGTTGLMIEFSFGRSRRCGSLKGIQDTFNERNKPFGKILSVIPTLAVGCTLVFYSVVVGWIFKYFFMSVNGEIYNTNIGKFFDTFAGTSSSIPWHLLALTLTVVIVLLGITKGIEKANKILMPGLFVVFVILLIRSITLDGAIAGLKYLLIPHWAFLFKPMTWIMALGQAFFTVSLNGAGMVVYGSYLKDKEDIPSAALNVAIFDTISALLAAFIIMPAVFSFGLDPTSGPSLLFITMPHIFNAMPLGYLFGILFFLSIIFAGISSAMNMLEAPSEALISKFNFKRIFAVLLVAVIAFFIGIPLDLSMSRFGHWADFVTIYLAPIGSIIASITFMWVYGFDNALKDINKGCKKPVGNWFKPLSYLFIFSALLVLILGIIYNGIG